In Campylobacter vicugnae, a genomic segment contains:
- the queC gene encoding 7-cyano-7-deazaguanine synthase QueC, giving the protein MKKALCIISGGMDSAVAASIAKSEGYEIVALHFDYGQRTMSKERECFDKIASSLNALKKFVIDTSFIADVGGNALTDKNIKIPKNALQDKEPPATYVAFRNGIFLSIATGIAQVQGCEAIYIGLVEADGSGYPDCSSEFLEAMNKAANLGTGCDIKFKAPLIGLSKGQIVATAYKLGVDLANTWSCYENEDLACGECDSCLLRLKGFKENNLNDPIEYKKIKFKD; this is encoded by the coding sequence ATGAAAAAAGCTCTATGTATAATTAGTGGTGGTATGGATAGTGCAGTAGCTGCAAGTATCGCTAAAAGTGAAGGCTATGAGATAGTGGCTTTGCATTTTGACTATGGTCAAAGGACTATGAGTAAAGAGCGTGAGTGTTTTGATAAAATCGCTAGCAGTCTTAACGCTCTTAAAAAATTTGTAATTGATACTAGTTTTATAGCAGATGTAGGTGGTAATGCTTTAACAGATAAAAATATAAAAATACCTAAAAATGCATTACAAGATAAAGAGCCTCCAGCTACATATGTAGCATTTAGAAATGGTATTTTTTTATCTATTGCTACGGGTATTGCGCAGGTTCAAGGGTGTGAGGCTATCTATATTGGATTAGTAGAAGCTGATGGAAGTGGCTATCCTGATTGTAGTAGCGAGTTTTTAGAAGCAATGAATAAAGCAGCAAATTTAGGAACTGGTTGTGATATTAAATTTAAAGCTCCACTTATAGGATTATCAAAAGGACAGATCGTCGCAACTGCTTATAAATTAGGTGTGGATTTAGCTAATACTTGGAGTTGCTATGAAAATGAAGATTTAGCTTGTGGAGAGTGTGATAGTTGCTTATTAAGGCTTAAGGGTTTTAAAGAAAATAATCTAAATGACCCTATAGAGTATAAAAAAATTAAATTTAAGGATTAA
- a CDS encoding phosphomannomutase/phosphoglucomutase: MFDTIFREYDIRGIYQKDLNEQSVKAIGICLGNVMKERGVKSVSVGYDARTSAPNLFNYLVSGFNAAKLDVYDIGMLPTPVGYFSVFTDKFDANAMITGSHNPKEYNGFKITIKKDSYFGDDLQALRVAVNEFIASGKVVKDDFRAIKFDILSSYVDFYAKEFSHLKGLKTKIICDAGNGVAGITLEPIAKALGLEFNILYPNPDGEFPNHHPDPSEEENIKELKAALNSGYDLGFGFDGDADRIAVLTPKRSIKGDDLAYLYAKNMKNPRVLGEVKCSQNMYDEIDKIGKSFMGKTGHSNIKKAMKELNIDMAAEVSGHIFFKERFFGFDDAVYAMIRVLELVANGFDLDSELDKLPKLYSTDEMKIKTNEESKFKIIEALKVKLNQADNGLPKIIDIIDIDGVRIKFQNGWGLVRASNTTPVIVTRFEANSLENMQEIQNGVIALVENIMAKEI, encoded by the coding sequence ATGTTTGATACGATATTTAGAGAGTATGATATAAGGGGAATTTATCAAAAAGATCTAAATGAGCAAAGCGTCAAAGCAATAGGAATATGCCTTGGCAATGTAATGAAAGAGCGTGGAGTAAAGAGTGTTAGTGTAGGCTATGATGCTAGAACATCAGCACCTAATCTTTTTAATTATTTAGTTAGTGGTTTTAATGCTGCTAAATTAGATGTTTATGATATTGGTATGCTTCCTACGCCTGTAGGATACTTTAGTGTTTTTACCGATAAGTTTGATGCAAATGCGATGATCACAGGTAGTCACAATCCAAAAGAGTATAATGGATTTAAGATAACTATTAAAAAAGATAGCTATTTTGGTGATGATTTACAAGCTTTAAGAGTTGCTGTAAATGAGTTTATCGCTAGTGGTAAGGTAGTTAAAGATGATTTTAGAGCTATTAAATTCGATATTTTAAGCTCATATGTGGATTTTTACGCTAAAGAGTTTTCTCATCTTAAAGGATTAAAGACAAAGATTATATGCGATGCTGGCAATGGCGTAGCTGGTATAACGCTTGAGCCAATTGCTAAAGCACTGGGATTAGAGTTTAATATATTATATCCTAATCCTGATGGAGAGTTTCCAAACCATCATCCAGACCCAAGCGAAGAAGAGAATATAAAAGAGTTAAAAGCAGCTTTAAATAGTGGCTATGATTTGGGTTTTGGCTTTGATGGTGATGCTGATAGGATAGCAGTTCTTACGCCTAAAAGAAGTATAAAGGGTGATGATTTAGCCTATTTATATGCTAAGAATATGAAAAACCCAAGAGTTTTAGGCGAGGTCAAATGTAGTCAAAATATGTATGATGAAATTGATAAAATCGGCAAAAGCTTTATGGGTAAAACTGGTCATAGCAATATCAAAAAGGCTATGAAAGAGTTAAATATAGATATGGCTGCTGAGGTTAGTGGGCATATATTTTTTAAAGAGAGATTTTTTGGTTTTGATGATGCAGTGTATGCGATGATAAGAGTGCTTGAGCTTGTAGCTAATGGATTTGATTTAGATAGTGAATTAGATAAATTGCCTAAGCTATACTCAACTGATGAGATGAAGATTAAAACCAATGAAGAGTCTAAATTTAAAATAATTGAAGCTTTAAAAGTTAAGCTAAATCAGGCAGATAATGGACTACCAAAGATTATTGATATTATCGATATAGATGGGGTTAGGATTAAATTCCAAAACGGCTGGGGATTAGTAAGAGCATCAAATACAACTCCAGTTATAGTTACAAGATTTGAAGCAAATTCACTAGAAAATATGCAAGAAATTCAAAATGGAGTAATTGCTTTAGTAGAAAATATTATGGCTAAAGAGATATGA
- a CDS encoding YggT family protein has protein sequence MTILSHFIISVVDILEIVIRAYTFIIIAAALVSWVRPDPFNPIVQLLYRLTAPAYGLIKKLKIPTVFGGIDIAPIIILLALEFINRFVLGLLRGFAYQI, from the coding sequence ATGACAATTTTATCCCATTTTATAATATCAGTGGTTGATATTTTAGAAATAGTAATAAGAGCTTATACATTTATAATCATAGCTGCAGCGCTTGTTAGCTGGGTAAGACCAGATCCATTTAATCCAATTGTTCAGCTGCTCTATCGTCTAACGGCACCAGCTTATGGATTAATTAAAAAGCTTAAAATTCCAACAGTTTTTGGCGGCATTGATATAGCGCCTATTATAATACTTCTTGCTTTGGAATTTATAAATAGATTTGTATTAGGATTGCTTCGTGGGTTTGCTTATCAAATTTAG
- a CDS encoding coiled-coil domain-containing protein encodes MNKIWYLLVGALLVGCTDDKQLSFDDLSKDEQDKYVLKSKYDALGDYFSWLEKRDNDIQSDILEIPNDLNTLKKNLEIAISDNRVLLSDNAQLIRQNLELAKEIESQKITILNADKNAQNVYDEAIKSSQAQHYENVAELTKRINELQIDSVESIKRYEQKIVDLENNIDKLKGELEKSKILADKKIEDNSNKNKQENINLQNSNKKLNDELNALKAQNSKFNDEFNNNIKAKDKEIESLKSQIDIKSDEINKLMHSQTLALIELQNKNSKTVDELKSELDRQRNEYFAEINNKNDQIKKLNMTIKNLNDQKDKELKDIENKIIATYKITQENKDKKLKEQYENSLKEQNMTIARLNAKITNQEIDYKKELKAKEKEYQDSIVDLRRRIEFNASDANKSMQKISNLEKQTAAKDKELKELKNQILNLKSDMNNSKKLANYELLNSKITDLEIKNSELNAKIATIIQKAKDSIESTKQKYIKELENQKKYYEELIKNIKTQEINRDSNGSA; translated from the coding sequence GTGAATAAAATTTGGTATTTACTAGTTGGTGCGTTATTGGTTGGATGCACAGATGATAAGCAATTAAGCTTTGATGATCTTAGCAAGGACGAACAAGATAAGTATGTGCTAAAATCAAAGTACGATGCGCTTGGTGATTATTTTTCATGGTTAGAAAAGCGTGATAATGATATCCAAAGCGATATTTTAGAAATACCAAATGATCTAAATACTCTTAAAAAAAATTTAGAGATTGCAATTAGCGATAATAGAGTATTGCTTAGCGATAACGCTCAGCTAATTAGGCAAAATCTTGAATTAGCAAAAGAGATAGAAAGTCAAAAAATCACTATTTTAAATGCTGATAAAAATGCTCAAAATGTATATGATGAAGCGATAAAATCATCTCAAGCTCAGCACTATGAAAATGTAGCTGAGCTTACAAAGAGAATAAATGAACTTCAAATTGATAGCGTAGAGAGCATAAAAAGATATGAGCAAAAAATAGTTGATTTAGAAAACAATATAGATAAATTAAAAGGCGAATTAGAAAAATCTAAAATTTTAGCCGATAAAAAAATTGAAGATAACTCTAATAAAAATAAGCAAGAAAATATTAATTTACAAAATAGCAATAAAAAATTAAATGATGAATTAAATGCCCTTAAAGCACAAAATTCTAAATTTAATGACGAATTTAATAACAATATAAAAGCTAAAGATAAAGAGATAGAGTCATTAAAGTCGCAAATCGATATCAAAAGCGATGAGATAAATAAACTAATGCACTCTCAAACTTTAGCATTAATAGAGCTACAAAATAAAAATTCCAAAACCGTTGATGAGTTAAAATCTGAATTAGATAGGCAAAGAAATGAGTATTTTGCTGAGATAAATAATAAAAATGATCAGATAAAAAAGCTCAATATGACTATTAAAAATCTAAATGATCAAAAAGATAAAGAGTTAAAAGATATCGAAAATAAAATAATTGCAACCTATAAAATTACTCAAGAAAATAAAGATAAAAAGCTAAAAGAGCAGTATGAAAATAGTCTAAAAGAGCAAAATATGACAATAGCTAGATTAAATGCTAAGATAACAAATCAAGAGATAGACTATAAAAAAGAGTTAAAAGCTAAAGAAAAAGAGTATCAAGACTCTATTGTGGATTTACGCAGAAGAATTGAATTTAATGCTAGCGATGCTAATAAAAGTATGCAAAAAATAAGCAACTTAGAAAAGCAAACAGCTGCTAAAGACAAAGAGTTAAAAGAGTTAAAAAATCAAATTTTAAATTTAAAAAGCGATATGAATAATAGCAAAAAATTGGCAAACTATGAGCTGTTAAATTCTAAAATTACAGATTTAGAGATTAAAAATAGCGAACTAAACGCAAAAATAGCCACCATAATTCAAAAAGCCAAAGATAGCATAGAATCTACAAAACAAAAATATATAAAAGAGCTAGAAAATCAAAAAAAATATTATGAAGAGTTGATAAAAAATATTAAAACCCAAGAGATAAATAGAGATAGCAATGGGTCAGCTTGA
- the thiF gene encoding sulfur carrier protein ThiS adenylyltransferase ThiF — MKKIKINSIIKEVNSDNLHDLRLELGISDDTITIYKGFATDENLKLNDNDSVIFIKKGQIPKNECLKEMMAARNSPEINDALNGAKIGIAGLGGLGSSVAIALARVGVSYLKLVDFDTVDPSNLNRQQYFISDIGKYKTQALADIIAKINPFVNVDIKTIKLDENNVNSVFNSCDIVAECFDNPHAKAMLINNLKNKIIVAASGMAGYGRSDEIKTIKMAKNLYICGDLKSAASIGNGLMAPRVGICAMHQANQILDILIKRVENNG, encoded by the coding sequence ATGAAAAAGATAAAAATAAACTCAATAATAAAAGAAGTAAATTCTGATAATTTACACGATTTAAGGCTTGAATTAGGCATTAGTGATGATACAATCACTATTTATAAAGGCTTTGCTACAGATGAAAATCTAAAATTAAATGATAATGATAGTGTAATATTCATCAAAAAGGGTCAAATACCAAAAAATGAATGCCTAAAAGAGATGATGGCAGCTAGAAATAGTCCTGAGATAAATGACGCACTAAATGGTGCAAAAATCGGAATAGCTGGTCTTGGTGGCTTAGGTAGTAGTGTAGCTATTGCGTTAGCAAGAGTAGGAGTTAGCTATTTAAAATTAGTTGATTTTGATACTGTTGATCCATCAAATTTAAATCGCCAACAATACTTCATCAGCGATATTGGTAAATATAAAACCCAAGCTTTAGCAGATATAATTGCTAAAATAAATCCATTTGTTAATGTAGATATAAAGACGATAAAACTTGATGAGAATAATGTAAATTCAGTATTTAATAGCTGCGATATAGTAGCTGAATGCTTTGATAATCCACACGCCAAAGCAATGCTAATAAATAATCTAAAAAATAAGATCATAGTAGCAGCTAGTGGTATGGCAGGATATGGCAGAAGCGATGAGATAAAGACTATCAAAATGGCTAAAAATCTCTATATATGTGGAGATTTAAAAAGTGCTGCAAGCATAGGAAATGGCCTTATGGCGCCACGTGTTGGAATTTGTGCTATGCATCAAGCTAATCAAATTTTAGATATTTTAATAAAGAGAGTAGAAAATAATGGATAA
- the gltX gene encoding glutamate--tRNA ligase → MYRFAPSPTGDMHIGNLRVAIFNYIASLQDKSGFVLRIEDTDKERNIEGKDEQIMEILRQFGIKWDTLYYQSKNLKFHQEFAARLLIDKKAFLCFCDDETLEAKRQEAAENGKAYRYDGSCENLSDDEVLNNPRPAALRLKAPKTTQKFIDKIKGEIVFEPENIDSFVLLRADKTPTYNFACAIDDMLEGVTMIIRGEDHVSNTPKQNLIREALGYTQEISYAHLPIILNMEGKKMSKRDNSSSVSYLLQKGYMPEAIANYLILIGNKTPCEIFTLEQAASWFDISNISRSPAKFSEEKLAQINREHIKLASDDRLVELGFSSPDLARFYTQESSLIPEIIAKIEAINAPKIIPKQWQKEADEIRKVILNMQIPHSFEELKIVIADETNLKGKSLFMPLRLLLTGAEHGPELKDLYPLIKSDIKEIVAK, encoded by the coding sequence ATGTATCGTTTTGCGCCATCGCCAACTGGTGATATGCATATTGGGAATTTAAGAGTTGCGATATTTAACTATATAGCCTCGCTTCAAGATAAGAGTGGATTTGTTTTGCGTATTGAAGATACCGATAAAGAAAGAAACATAGAGGGCAAAGATGAACAGATAATGGAGATTTTAAGGCAGTTTGGTATAAAGTGGGATACACTATATTATCAAAGTAAAAATCTTAAATTTCATCAAGAATTTGCTGCTAGATTATTAATAGATAAAAAGGCATTTTTATGCTTTTGTGATGATGAAACATTGGAGGCTAAAAGGCAAGAAGCCGCTGAAAATGGTAAAGCATATAGATATGATGGAAGTTGTGAAAATCTAAGCGACGATGAGGTGTTAAACAATCCTCGCCCAGCAGCCTTAAGGCTAAAAGCACCAAAAACTACACAAAAATTTATTGATAAAATTAAAGGTGAGATAGTATTTGAGCCAGAAAATATAGATAGCTTTGTACTTTTAAGAGCTGATAAAACACCAACATATAATTTTGCTTGTGCGATTGATGATATGCTTGAAGGTGTTACAATGATTATAAGAGGCGAAGATCATGTAAGCAATACCCCAAAACAAAATTTAATCAGAGAAGCTTTAGGATATACTCAAGAGATTAGCTATGCTCATTTACCTATAATCTTAAATATGGAAGGCAAAAAGATGAGCAAAAGAGATAATAGCTCATCTGTTAGCTATCTTTTACAAAAGGGCTATATGCCTGAGGCTATTGCTAATTATTTAATATTAATTGGCAATAAAACTCCATGTGAAATCTTTACCTTAGAACAAGCAGCTAGTTGGTTTGATATATCAAATATCTCACGCTCTCCAGCTAAATTTAGCGAAGAAAAATTAGCTCAAATTAACCGCGAACATATCAAACTAGCTAGTGATGATAGGCTAGTTGAGCTAGGATTTAGTTCGCCAGATTTAGCTAGATTTTATACTCAAGAAAGTAGCTTAATCCCTGAGATAATAGCTAAGATTGAAGCTATTAATGCTCCAAAAATTATCCCAAAACAGTGGCAAAAAGAGGCTGACGAGATTCGTAAAGTCATCTTAAATATGCAGATTCCTCATAGCTTTGAAGAGCTTAAAATTGTAATAGCTGATGAGACAAATTTAAAAGGCAAATCCTTGTTTATGCCTCTTAGATTACTTTTAACTGGAGCTGAGCATGGCCCAGAGCTTAAAGATCTATATCCGCTAATAAAATCAGATATTAAGGAGATTGTAGCCAAATGA
- a CDS encoding tRNA1(Val) (adenine(37)-N6)-methyltransferase: MGQLELYQLQNGYRYNSDTLFLYDFIGSKPKGQILDVGCGCGILGLLVARDNEIKLTGIDIDPLNVQISQHNASVNGIAGEFIAEDFSKFKSDIKFDFIISNPPFYHTDVTKSQNKHIANSRYSDSLSLEEFLASCNRNIKPKGVLYFCYDAKQIGDIIPLLSKFKLNLTKLKFIYSKDNQNAKLVLIEAKKSSRSMCEVVLPLVVFDKDKLSVDAREIFNKANTISKVYK, from the coding sequence ATGGGTCAGCTTGAGCTTTATCAGCTTCAAAATGGGTATAGATACAATAGCGATACTCTATTTTTGTATGATTTTATAGGTAGTAAGCCAAAAGGCCAGATTTTAGATGTTGGATGTGGGTGTGGTATTTTGGGTCTTTTAGTCGCTCGTGATAATGAGATAAAGCTAACAGGGATAGATATTGATCCTTTAAATGTGCAAATTAGTCAGCATAATGCTAGTGTAAATGGTATTGCTGGTGAGTTTATAGCTGAAGATTTTAGTAAGTTTAAAAGTGATATTAAATTTGATTTTATCATATCTAATCCACCTTTTTATCATACTGATGTAACTAAGAGTCAAAATAAACATATAGCAAACTCAAGATACTCCGATTCTCTTAGTTTGGAGGAGTTTTTAGCTAGTTGTAATCGCAATATAAAACCAAAAGGTGTGTTATATTTTTGCTATGATGCTAAGCAAATTGGAGATATTATACCACTTCTTAGCAAGTTTAAGTTAAATTTAACTAAGCTTAAATTTATCTATTCTAAAGATAATCAAAATGCTAAATTAGTACTAATAGAGGCTAAAAAAAGTAGCCGCTCAATGTGCGAAGTGGTTTTGCCTTTGGTTGTTTTTGATAAAGATAAGTTGAGCGTAGATGCTCGGGAAATTTTTAATAAAGCAAATACTATAAGCAAGGTTTATAAGTGA
- a CDS encoding YkgJ family cysteine cluster protein codes for MKQDGFDYEFDPKKCDECGGKCCTGESGYIWIDESEIKILGEYLGYKPELIKEIFLEKFDNRYSIKEKPYQKGWACIFFDEKNKNCSIYEYRPKQCRSFPFWEHFKTNYKELEMECIGVKQS; via the coding sequence ATAAAACAAGATGGGTTTGATTATGAATTTGATCCTAAAAAGTGCGATGAGTGCGGTGGTAAATGCTGTACTGGCGAGAGTGGATATATCTGGATTGATGAGAGTGAGATAAAAATATTAGGAGAGTATTTAGGCTATAAGCCAGAGCTTATTAAGGAGATATTTTTAGAAAAATTTGATAATAGATATAGTATTAAAGAAAAGCCATATCAAAAGGGTTGGGCGTGTATATTTTTTGATGAGAAAAATAAAAATTGCTCTATATATGAGTATAGACCTAAGCAGTGTAGAAGCTTTCCATTTTGGGAGCATTTTAAAACAAATTATAAAGAGTTGGAGATGGAATGTATTGGCGTAAAGCAATCGTAG
- a CDS encoding NAD(P)-binding domain-containing protein, translating into MENLYDVVVIGGGPFGIASVVEAKKAGFANVLLLEKGDNHSQTIRKFYKDGKRVDKVYKGLDSETKGCVEFFDGTKESTLNYFDKLLDDGDIEAIFNAEVESVKKDGDLLVVTTAKGVYKAKNVMVGIGRMGKPNKPDYKIPPSLIQVVNYNLNNCNCGEKIIVVGGGNSAAEYAVDLSGCNDVTLNYRRSTFTRLNDINLAAVEDSARDGKLTLKLGVDIVGIENDNGKVSVSYSDGSVVIYDRIIYAIGGSTPVDFLQKCGIELDSDTKPIVDENLQTNVKGLYVGGDIASKNGASIVSALNDAHKIMNYIVNNKA; encoded by the coding sequence ATGGAAAATTTATATGATGTAGTAGTCATTGGTGGTGGTCCTTTTGGTATCGCTTCAGTAGTTGAGGCCAAAAAGGCTGGGTTTGCAAATGTTCTTCTTTTAGAAAAGGGTGATAATCACTCTCAAACAATTCGCAAATTTTATAAAGATGGCAAACGCGTAGATAAGGTCTATAAAGGTCTTGATAGCGAGACAAAAGGCTGTGTGGAGTTCTTTGATGGAACAAAAGAAAGCACATTAAATTACTTTGATAAATTGCTTGATGATGGAGATATTGAAGCGATTTTTAATGCTGAAGTTGAAAGCGTGAAAAAAGATGGTGATCTGCTAGTTGTTACTACAGCAAAAGGTGTATATAAGGCTAAAAATGTAATGGTTGGTATTGGTAGAATGGGTAAGCCAAACAAACCAGATTATAAGATTCCACCTTCATTAATTCAAGTTGTAAATTATAATCTAAATAACTGCAACTGCGGTGAAAAGATTATTGTAGTAGGTGGTGGTAATTCAGCTGCTGAGTATGCTGTTGATCTAAGTGGCTGTAATGATGTAACTCTAAATTATAGACGCTCTACATTTACAAGATTAAATGATATAAATTTAGCTGCTGTAGAAGATAGCGCAAGAGATGGTAAATTAACACTAAAACTAGGCGTAGATATCGTAGGTATAGAAAATGATAATGGTAAGGTATCAGTAAGCTATAGCGATGGTAGCGTAGTAATATATGATAGAATCATCTATGCAATTGGCGGTTCAACTCCAGTTGATTTTTTACAAAAATGCGGCATAGAGCTTGATAGCGATACTAAGCCAATCGTAGATGAGAATTTGCAAACCAATGTAAAAGGCCTATATGTAGGTGGCGATATCGCTAGTAAAAATGGGGCTAGTATTGTATCAGCACTTAATGATGCACACAAAATTATGAATTATATCGTAAATAATAAGGCGTAA
- a CDS encoding lytic transglycosylase domain-containing protein produces MGLLIKFSLFLTFLVIPLWASVPSYENLKAAPKGLVKDYYIYRFAKENRASKAQLKKLRTQIYRYQGSIKTLFDKKLGVIKQKVTDCSKYNLSNIHKANATCQNMLLSISFMNSLKPEQRSALAKRLKNANSKFYNFVQGFSKDDPLGYYIKIGDTTGYFKHYFSAQDKDKFLNTHKLSSLLIVNSINHWQFKTIIQESVIGKKNDEFRRSLLKVNPDKLSGDMAFLFGLNAILFHQEDKAVKFFEVAAMKSKFASNKDNANFWIYLITKNKNLLKEIANSADINIYSLYAREFSSNEKIKIAVPKPATKELLKYDYTDPFTWQRTREKVAKMPSSELISYASRFYTQSTLGEYSYIMQKAHNYKIHFFPMPFMEHIGTDDIKRQALILALARQESRFVPSAISTSYALGMMQFMPFLAVDIAAKLGISKFDIDDMFKPQIAYKFANFHLDYLEKYLYNPIFIAYAYNGGIGFTKRMLLRGDLFSRKSEYSKYEPFLSMDLVPYAESRVYAKKVLANYIIYLAVLGKSTRISHFLNNTLIPELSDGFRDKISF; encoded by the coding sequence GTGGGTTTGCTTATCAAATTTAGTCTATTTTTAACTTTTTTAGTTATACCGCTTTGGGCTAGTGTGCCAAGCTATGAGAATTTAAAAGCAGCACCAAAAGGATTGGTAAAGGATTATTATATATATAGATTTGCTAAAGAAAATAGAGCTAGCAAAGCTCAGTTAAAAAAACTTAGAACTCAAATTTATCGCTATCAAGGAAGCATTAAGACTCTATTTGATAAAAAATTAGGAGTAATAAAACAAAAAGTTACAGATTGTTCTAAGTATAATCTATCTAATATTCATAAAGCAAATGCAACATGCCAAAATATGCTTCTTAGTATTAGTTTTATGAACTCCTTAAAACCAGAACAAAGATCAGCCTTAGCTAAAAGATTAAAAAATGCAAATTCAAAATTTTATAATTTTGTTCAAGGATTTAGCAAAGATGACCCGCTAGGATATTACATCAAAATTGGTGATACTACTGGATATTTTAAACACTATTTTAGCGCACAAGATAAAGATAAGTTTTTAAATACTCATAAGCTTAGCTCCTTGCTAATTGTAAATAGTATTAATCATTGGCAGTTTAAAACAATAATCCAAGAATCAGTAATTGGTAAGAAAAATGATGAATTTAGAAGATCGCTACTAAAGGTAAATCCTGATAAACTTAGTGGCGATATGGCATTTTTATTTGGTTTAAATGCTATATTGTTTCATCAAGAAGATAAAGCGGTGAAATTTTTTGAAGTAGCAGCTATGAAATCTAAATTTGCTAGTAATAAAGATAATGCTAATTTTTGGATCTATCTTATAACTAAAAATAAAAATCTTCTAAAAGAGATAGCCAATAGTGCTGATATTAATATATATAGTTTATATGCTAGAGAGTTTAGCAGCAATGAAAAGATTAAAATTGCAGTACCAAAGCCAGCTACAAAAGAGTTATTAAAATATGATTATACCGACCCATTTACATGGCAACGCACAAGAGAGAAAGTAGCTAAAATGCCAAGCTCTGAGTTAATCTCATATGCATCAAGGTTTTATACTCAAAGCACCCTTGGAGAGTATAGCTATATAATGCAAAAAGCTCATAATTACAAAATTCACTTCTTTCCAATGCCATTTATGGAGCATATAGGAACTGATGATATTAAGCGTCAAGCATTGATTTTAGCCCTTGCTAGACAAGAAAGTAGGTTTGTTCCTAGTGCTATATCTACATCATATGCACTTGGTATGATGCAGTTTATGCCATTTTTGGCTGTAGATATTGCAGCTAAGCTTGGAATTAGCAAATTTGATATTGATGATATGTTTAAGCCACAAATTGCTTATAAATTTGCAAATTTCCATCTAGATTATTTAGAAAAATATCTATACAATCCTATATTTATTGCTTATGCTTATAATGGTGGTATTGGCTTTACAAAGCGTATGCTACTTCGTGGAGATCTATTTAGTCGCAAGAGCGAATATAGCAAATATGAGCCATTTTTATCCATGGATTTAGTTCCATATGCTGAGAGTAGGGTATATGCTAAGAAGGTCTTGGCAAATTATATAATCTATTTAGCAGTTTTAGGTAAAAGTACGAGGATATCGCACTTTTTAAATAATACTTTAATTCCTGAATTAAGTGATGGATTTAGAGATAAGATTAGCTTTTGA